The stretch of DNA CATCTAAGGTTTATGCAATTGGACCAGAGGATTTTATCACATTTATGTCATCGGTAATGATTAAATATGGAATCTATCCAATTGCAATGTTTATGATACCTGTCTTTGGCAGTATAGAACTTCCTCAAATATTGAATACTGGAAGCTGGATTCAATACTTTATAGGATACCTTGGAGCTATAAGTGCAGTATTAGGAACAATACTTGCAATTTTCCAAACAGATATGAAAAAATTATTTGCCTATTCATCTGTTGCAAACATGGGATATATATTATTAGGCTTTGCAGCATTAAATATTGTTGGATTTGAAGGGGCTCTTTTTCATACAGTCAACCATATGGTTTTGAAAGCAGCCATATTCTTAACTCTTGCTGCGGTAGTTTTTAGAACTGGCGAAAGTGAGATGCATAAACTTGGAGGATTAGTATATAGGATGCCTATAACATTCTTAACATTCCTACTTGGAATAATAGCTGCGGCAGGAATTCCACCTCTAAATGGTTTCGGTTCTAAGTGGATGATAATTCAGGCTCTTATGTCCAAAAGAATGGTAGTATTTGCAATAGCCATGATTTTTGCCTCAACTGGTGCATTTATGTATCTATTCAGGGCACTTGCATCTATATTTCTTGGACAACTTCCAGATAGATTTAAGGAAGTTAAAGAAGTTCCATTAACTATGTCTATTCCTATGATTGTTATGATGATCGGTATGCTTCTAATTGGTGTTATTCCAGGAGTGGTTATGAAACCATTGACTTATGCCCTTAATGCAGTTGGATACAATGTTCAGATAGCGTCATGGACTACACTAGAGGGAGCATTAAAAAATTCTACGATTGATTTGACTGTAGTATTTTTAATATTCTTTGCGGGATTTATAATTTCAGCAATAATGTATGTCCTGGGAAATAAAGCACAAACTGTGCCACAGGATGACAATTACACTGGTGGTGAATATCCAGAGGAATGGGGAGTAGATGCAGATAGGTTTAATTATTCATATTCCTTCTATCAGCCATTCAAAGAAATGTTTGACCCATTGCTCGAGAGAGTATCAATTGATGGTTTCTTTTCAAGCATTGGAAGGAATTTTGAGTATATGAGCACAACAGTTCAGGGACTTTATAAAAGAGGAGAGGGAGCGGTATTGCTCTTTAGCATCGGAGTTCTCCTATTAATTTTAGGAGGTTGGATTTTATGATGGCTGTTTTAAGAGTATTTTTGTTTGGCTTCTTTGCGATATTCATAGGGCTTTTGTTTATGGGGATTGGACGTAAAGTAATTGCAAGAATTCAATTAAGATATGGACCCCCATTTTATCAGGCGTTTTTAGATGTAGGTAAGTTATTTGCAAGAAAATCGATTACTCACAATTTCGTTATGGACCTTGGAATGGTTATGGCACTTGCTGGATTGGTTGCGACAATGCTCTTTATCCCGATAGGGGGGCATACAGCTATTAAGACTAGTTCTAATTTAATAGTAATTATGTATCTTATGGCTATCGGTTATCTTGGTATGGCAATGGCGGTGGCTGCAAGTGGAAATCCAAATGCAACAATAGGGGTATCACGTGCCCTGACTATGATGCTTGGTTATGAGGTTCCATTCTTTACGGTAATATTAGGCTTGATAATTTTTAATGGAACATCTTCACTTGAGCTAATTGCAAATAATCAGGCGGGAGGAATACTAAATTGGAATATGATAAAATTCCCTCTCGGTTTTATAGCTGCAGAAATTGCACTTCAGGCAATGATGGGAGAAAAACCTTTTGATGCAATGATAGCACCTGCAGAAATAGCTTCAGGTCCGATGGTTGAATTGAGTGGAAAATATTTAGGGCTTGCATTTTTAACTCATGCAGTTTCTATATTTGTTGAAACAGCAATAATAGTTAATTTATTTTTGGGTGGTGCTTCAAATATATTTGAATTTGTGCTTAAACAATTTGAAATATATCTTATAACAGTGTTTATTGAAGCGGTGTTCCCAAGATTTAAGATTGAACAGGCAGTTAAGTTTTTATGGACAGTTCCGATGGGTATAGCGCTTGTTCAGCTTGTGATGATAGTATTCTAGGAGGCGATTTAATGGAAGATTTAAAAGTAGAAAAGAAAAGAAGTTGTATTGAAAATGTTATAGATTTCTTCAGACAAAGGTCCATCTGGATGCTTCATTACTGAACAGGCTGTGGGGCGGTGGAGTTACCACCAACAATGACATCCAGGTGGGATGTTGAAAGATTTGGAGTAGGCCCTATGGCTACTCCAAGGCAGGCAGATGTTTTATTGGTAACAGGTTATGTTTCTTTAAAGACATTGAAGAGAATAATCAGAACCTATGAACAGATGCCAGAACCCAAATGGATTTTAGCATTTGGTTCATGCACTGTTAACGGAGGAATTTACTGGGATTCATATAATACTATAACTAATCTTGCTGAATATATACCAGTAGATATAACGGTATCGGGCTGTATGCCAAGGCCGGAGGCTGTTATGGATGCTCTTCAAACCCTCATGAAGATGATTCAATCTGGAGAAGGCGGAGCGTATAAAAAGTATAAGGAAAATTACGCTTACTATAAGGCAAATCAGGACAGGGTATTAAAAAAGTTAGAACCAATACTTGGCGAAGCTAAGGATGCTCCTTCTGATGAAGAAAATCCAATCAAGGAATTGGGGGGTAATTATGAAGCTTGAAAAAGAAAATATAATAGAACTTTTAAATAACAAGGGGGTAGAGGTCATTGACCTTTACCCAACCCAGATTGCTGTTAAAGTTAAAAAGGATAATATTATTAATCATCTAGTTTATCTAAAATCAATAGGATTTGATCATCTTTCGTTTATTTGTGCGGTTGATTTTATTGATGAAGGCGAATTTGAGTTAGTATATCATGTTTGGTCATATACTCATAAGATTCACATTTTAAATAAGGTAAGAATTGACAGGAATGAACCTAAAATACCTACTATAGTTGATTTGTGGGAACAGGCTCAGTTTTATGAGCAGGAAGTTCATGAATTCTTTGGAATTGTTTTTGAAGGAAATAAAGACTTATCCCATCTTTTCCTTGAAAACTGGGTAGATATACCACCTTTAAGAAAGGATTTTGATACAAGAGAATTCTCTATTAGATTGTTTGATGCTATACCAAATGGAGGTGACAGGTAATGGATGCACCATCATACAGCCTTACGAAAATAGCAGAGAAGGATAAATTAGCAGTTTATGAACTTTTCTTTGGGCCTAATCATCCAGGAATGCACGGAAATTTTGGATATGTTCTTGAGATGATAGGAACAGAAATAGTAAAGGTAAGACCAAATGCCGGGCACCTTCATAGAGGCTTTGAAAAATTAATGGAGCAGAAACTGTGGGTTCAAAATTTAGCTCTTGTTCCAAGAATTTGCGTTGTTGACCCAGACCCCAATGAAGTTGCATACTGCACAGCAATTGAAAAAATAATGGGAGTTGAAATTCCTGAAAGGGCAAAATATATTAGAACTATTACACTTGAAATGAGCAGGTTAACATCCTTCCTAATGGGAATGGGAGCATTAGGCGCAGCACTTGGACTTTATACCCCTATGTATATTATGATGGCGGATAGAGACTATCTACTTGACCTTTTTGAATGGCTTACAGGAGCAAGAATATATCATATATTTAACATCCCTGGAGGAGTAAGAAATGATTTGCCTCAAGGATGGATTGAAAGGTTAAATGAGGTTTTAGATATTCTTGAAAAAAGACTGCCTGAGTATGATAAATTGATGTTTGAAAATCCAATTATTCATAAGAGATTAAAGGGACTTGGTTATGTTTCTAAGGAAGATGCATTAAGATACGGTTTAACTGGACCAAATTTAAGAGCTTCAGGAAACGGCTTTGATGTAAGAGTTGACGACCCATATGCTGCTTATCCATATCTTGATGTAAAGGTTCATACCCAGGAAGGTGGGGACGCACTAACAAGAGCAGTTCAAGTAAGAATTGAATATGAAGAAACAATTAAACTAATAAGACAAGCTTTAAGACAAATGCCTGAGGGCGATGTCAGACTTAATCTTGGTAATCTTTCAATGCTAAAGGTTCCTAAGGGCGAGGCCTATGCTAAGGTAGAATCTTCTAAGGGAGAATTTGGTTATTATGTTGTTTCAGACGGTGGAACAAAGCCCTATAGGGTTGGAGTTAGAGGTCCATCACTTCCCGCAGGACTTTTACTTGCGCAAAAGCATTTACCAAAGATGAAGATTGATGACGTCGCAGCTTGGATGGGTTCCTTAGCAATTTGTCCACCAGATATTGATAAGTAGGAGGGGAAGCTATGGCATTAGGAGACAAGAGCGTATATTCTCCATTGACAACCCTTAAAAATTTATTTAAAAAACCTTTGACTATAAAGTATCCAAAGGAAATTTTAAGGGTTTTTCCAAACAAAGATGGAGTTTCACCAATTTATAGAGGACTTCATACAAATGATTTAAATAAATGCGTTGGATGTGCAGCCTGCCAGAGAATATGCCCATTTGATGCAATTGAAATGAAGACAATCGGTCAGAATGAACAGGGAAGAGCAATTAAAAAGCCAGTCGTTGATTATGGAAGATGCAGCTTTTGTGCGTTTTGTGTTGACGTCTGTCCAACAAATTCACTTAAAATGTCAAGACATTTTATATACAAAATAAAGACTGTAAAAACTATGTCAGCAAAGGAAGAAGTTGAATATGTAAAGGAAAAGTTTAAGCTCATGCCAGATGAGAGCCTTGGTGATGACATAGGATATAATACAGGAAAGTCAAAAAAGATTTTAGGATAAATACAACAATACCTCCCTCATAAAATTGATGGAGGTATTGTTGTATTTTTGAATTTTTTTTGAATATTATTTTGTTTTGTGATAAAAATTTATATGATATAATTATTAAATACACATTTATCAATTTTGAAATAGGGGGATTTAATTTGAAGGTGAGCAAGAAACTTTTCAAGCCGTATCTTTACTTGATTTTCACGCTTGGAACAGCTATCAGCATCTATTATGTTGCAAACATAAAAAGTTATGCTTTTCCTTTAGTCTCTATTTTTTTTATGATGGTAACTGTTATTTCAGAGGTGTTTGATTACGATGGTGAAGCTAATGATGATGAATTATCATTTTCATTATCAATCTCTAATATATTCTTTTTGATACTGATGTTTAATGCGATAATTGCAATAACAAGCAATATAATAGCTTTTTTAATAAAAGGATTAAAATTAAAAATGGAAGGTAGATATAATAAAATTTTAAATATAAAAACAATGTTTAACATTTCACAAACCACCATCATAATATTCATAACAGAATTTTTATCAAAAAAATTAGACATAGATTTAATTTCAAGCAGGGATATACTAAAACTTGCTATTTTAATACTAATATTTGATGTTCTAAATCGATTAATTGTTTCCCTTGTAATATCTTTTCATAGCGGGAAGTTGTTTTTGGAAGCATTTAAATTTAAAATGTTCATATTATACAACTATTACTCAATAATATTAACTTTTGCGCTTATTTTTTCCTACAAAGGTTATGGATTATTGGGTGCAACTATCGTTTATCTGATGTATATACCTTTTCAAATTGTAACTTTTAGATACACAAAATTGAAGGAAAAAGAAAGAGAACTGTTTAAGGACAGATTATCAGGAGCATATAATTATAGATATTTAGAAGCTTTAATAAATAGTAAGATCAGTAAAAAAGAGCAATTTGCTATATGTATGATGGATTTTAACAATCTTAAATAT from Caloramator mitchellensis encodes:
- a CDS encoding respiratory chain complex I subunit 1 family protein, whose protein sequence is MMAVLRVFLFGFFAIFIGLLFMGIGRKVIARIQLRYGPPFYQAFLDVGKLFARKSITHNFVMDLGMVMALAGLVATMLFIPIGGHTAIKTSSNLIVIMYLMAIGYLGMAMAVAASGNPNATIGVSRALTMMLGYEVPFFTVILGLIIFNGTSSLELIANNQAGGILNWNMIKFPLGFIAAEIALQAMMGEKPFDAMIAPAEIASGPMVELSGKYLGLAFLTHAVSIFVETAIIVNLFLGGASNIFEFVLKQFEIYLITVFIEAVFPRFKIEQAVKFLWTVPMGIALVQLVMIVF
- a CDS encoding NADH-quinone oxidoreductase subunit D, encoding MDAPSYSLTKIAEKDKLAVYELFFGPNHPGMHGNFGYVLEMIGTEIVKVRPNAGHLHRGFEKLMEQKLWVQNLALVPRICVVDPDPNEVAYCTAIEKIMGVEIPERAKYIRTITLEMSRLTSFLMGMGALGAALGLYTPMYIMMADRDYLLDLFEWLTGARIYHIFNIPGGVRNDLPQGWIERLNEVLDILEKRLPEYDKLMFENPIIHKRLKGLGYVSKEDALRYGLTGPNLRASGNGFDVRVDDPYAAYPYLDVKVHTQEGGDALTRAVQVRIEYEETIKLIRQALRQMPEGDVRLNLGNLSMLKVPKGEAYAKVESSKGEFGYYVVSDGGTKPYRVGVRGPSLPAGLLLAQKHLPKMKIDDVAAWMGSLAICPPDIDK
- a CDS encoding NADH-quinone oxidoreductase subunit C produces the protein MKLEKENIIELLNNKGVEVIDLYPTQIAVKVKKDNIINHLVYLKSIGFDHLSFICAVDFIDEGEFELVYHVWSYTHKIHILNKVRIDRNEPKIPTIVDLWEQAQFYEQEVHEFFGIVFEGNKDLSHLFLENWVDIPPLRKDFDTREFSIRLFDAIPNGGDR
- a CDS encoding 4Fe-4S binding protein; translated protein: MALGDKSVYSPLTTLKNLFKKPLTIKYPKEILRVFPNKDGVSPIYRGLHTNDLNKCVGCAACQRICPFDAIEMKTIGQNEQGRAIKKPVVDYGRCSFCAFCVDVCPTNSLKMSRHFIYKIKTVKTMSAKEEVEYVKEKFKLMPDESLGDDIGYNTGKSKKILG
- a CDS encoding proton-conducting transporter membrane subunit, which encodes MLELLMVPLITALISAVFIKHKNIVWPLFLTANAYILYKLYTLYGQWELVLNANTNFEVFGAKISLGVANNPIGWYFAFFSAIITFIISVFSLGFNKNSKGNVAPVWMLIIFSNIGIFYAADWITFFMMWELMGWTSFFAITNGNKKALDGAKYYLALSLLGASSMLVGILLLGNLTGTFEMFGTAYGLVQMFSQETTASVTIIILLLMAFFIKSAIFPFYMWPSKVYAIGPEDFITFMSSVMIKYGIYPIAMFMIPVFGSIELPQILNTGSWIQYFIGYLGAISAVLGTILAIFQTDMKKLFAYSSVANMGYILLGFAALNIVGFEGALFHTVNHMVLKAAIFLTLAAVVFRTGESEMHKLGGLVYRMPITFLTFLLGIIAAAGIPPLNGFGSKWMIIQALMSKRMVVFAIAMIFASTGAFMYLFRALASIFLGQLPDRFKEVKEVPLTMSIPMIVMMIGMLLIGVIPGVVMKPLTYALNAVGYNVQIASWTTLEGALKNSTIDLTVVFLIFFAGFIISAIMYVLGNKAQTVPQDDNYTGGEYPEEWGVDADRFNYSYSFYQPFKEMFDPLLERVSIDGFFSSIGRNFEYMSTTVQGLYKRGEGAVLLFSIGVLLLILGGWIL
- a CDS encoding GGDEF domain-containing protein, which translates into the protein MSKKLFKPYLYLIFTLGTAISIYYVANIKSYAFPLVSIFFMMVTVISEVFDYDGEANDDELSFSLSISNIFFLILMFNAIIAITSNIIAFLIKGLKLKMEGRYNKILNIKTMFNISQTTIIIFITEFLSKKLDIDLISSRDILKLAILILIFDVLNRLIVSLVISFHSGKLFLEAFKFKMFILYNYYSIILTFALIFSYKGYGLLGATIVYLMYIPFQIVTFRYTKLKEKERELFKDRLSGAYNYRYLEALINSKISKKEQFAICMMDFNNLKYINDNFGHVTGNQLIEFFAKVVNSAIDRNTVFCRYGGDEFCLIHSDYDELKLFINSINELLKTRFIETNGTKIYTSVSSGLYKYTGEEVDFNFIIDKVDRAMYKSKHKKGSEIVEAF